The Ancylothrix sp. D3o genome has a window encoding:
- a CDS encoding response regulator transcription factor, which produces MFSIDSSKSPTMPEIGQTGRILVVEDEALIRDMLVLALEEEGFSVTTAPDGRTALNLISETTQKQGEFPFDAMILDLMLPQVNGLDLCRLLRHQGNNVPILILSAKVSETDRVLGLEVGADDYLTKPFSMRELVARMRALLRRQRLNYQPQPQTLNFGDITLYPQECRVIVRGEELNLSPKEYRLLDLFMSSPRRVWSRDQLLDQVWGADFIGDSKTVDVHIRWLREKLERDPSQPEYIITVRGFGYRLG; this is translated from the coding sequence ATGTTTTCTATAGACTCATCAAAGAGTCCCACCATGCCAGAAATCGGACAAACAGGCAGAATTCTAGTCGTGGAAGACGAGGCATTGATCCGCGATATGCTCGTTTTAGCCTTAGAAGAAGAAGGCTTCTCGGTAACAACCGCCCCCGACGGACGAACAGCCTTAAACTTAATTAGCGAAACCACGCAAAAACAGGGGGAATTTCCCTTTGATGCCATGATACTTGACTTAATGCTGCCGCAAGTCAACGGTCTGGATTTGTGCCGGTTGTTACGCCATCAAGGTAATAACGTTCCGATTTTAATTTTAAGTGCCAAAGTCAGCGAAACCGACCGGGTTCTGGGGCTAGAAGTAGGCGCAGACGACTATCTCACCAAACCGTTTAGTATGCGGGAATTGGTCGCCCGAATGCGAGCCTTATTGCGCCGGCAACGTTTAAACTACCAACCTCAACCGCAAACCCTAAACTTTGGCGACATCACCCTTTACCCCCAAGAATGTCGCGTTATTGTCCGGGGAGAAGAACTCAATCTCTCGCCCAAAGAATACCGCTTACTGGATTTATTTATGAGTTCCCCCCGTCGCGTCTGGTCGCGTGATCAACTGCTAGATCAAGTGTGGGGGGCTGATTTTATCGGCGATAGCAAAACTGTAGACGTGCATATTCGCTGGTTGCGCGAAAAACTCGAACGTGACCCCAGCCAACCAGAATATATCATCACAGTTCGAGGCTTTGGATATCGGTTAGGGTAG
- a CDS encoding PhoX family phosphatase gives MSLKRRDLLMFLSGAAGVVAAGGVLPSCVPQNKNKLPFSPIKGPMPLTTDGLEPAKQPEAYKSFEVVDDLVLPAGFSYQVIAAWGDKVGDSRFGYNNDYLSFVETAANEGYLGVNFEYISDKAWMQTIEQVLGFSVPVEEVMAALKKTNKKEINAFALPENDPIKAKIREICKQALIDQGLGVISLRRKSDGTWERTFSKADRRITGISGLEDNRYLKATGPAVAIFKKKQGLGYIDKLGERIIGTFANCAGGTTPWGTMLSGEENFQAQVPEPVYADGTSADPSELGFSAESIDGQGNVFGLAGNKYGWVVELDPANPNDTGTKHTWLGRYRHEAVGVRVESGKRLAFYSGCDRMGGHLYKFVSRDGVKNPTDKSNSKLLTNGMLYGAKFNADGTGTWIALNADTAVNPDRPADMVGGLILLPNREKGKAAYQQVRQETAIEAFKKKYKKLGDLYTGTAEEKQGAILIDAHYAGNAAGVTCTARPEDTEIAPDGSLYITFTAGMSGKEGGPDQRIFKGPKGEVPYPFGWVMQLVEDGNDPAAMRFGWKMAATGGEPASGGMGFSNPDNLLIDRRSNVWMVTDMGGRSQNKAVPTRTGLELAQLLGLFGSNSLWWMPVLGELAGKAFLFGYGPVDSELTGPFFTRDEETLFLAVQHPGEVGGIRKEMAAQTREFVMRTTEGVEFGQSRVVPVGSNWPGKVADAPPRPAVVAIRRVDGGMI, from the coding sequence ATGTCTTTGAAACGCCGTGATTTGTTGATGTTTTTGAGTGGGGCTGCCGGTGTTGTTGCTGCCGGTGGTGTTTTGCCCTCTTGTGTTCCACAAAATAAGAATAAACTGCCTTTTTCTCCCATTAAAGGGCCCATGCCTTTAACTACCGACGGCTTAGAACCGGCAAAACAACCAGAAGCTTATAAAAGCTTTGAAGTGGTGGATGATTTGGTGTTACCGGCCGGTTTTAGCTACCAGGTAATCGCGGCTTGGGGGGATAAAGTGGGGGATTCTCGGTTTGGTTACAACAATGATTATCTGTCGTTTGTGGAAACGGCAGCCAATGAAGGTTATCTAGGCGTTAACTTTGAATACATCAGTGATAAAGCTTGGATGCAAACGATAGAGCAAGTTTTGGGGTTTAGTGTGCCGGTTGAGGAAGTGATGGCGGCGCTGAAAAAAACCAATAAAAAAGAAATCAATGCCTTTGCTTTGCCGGAAAATGACCCAATTAAGGCAAAAATCCGCGAAATTTGTAAACAAGCGTTGATTGATCAAGGTTTAGGAGTGATTTCGCTGCGCCGCAAAAGTGATGGAACTTGGGAACGCACTTTTTCAAAGGCTGACCGGCGGATCACCGGCATTTCTGGTTTAGAAGATAATCGCTATTTGAAAGCCACCGGCCCTGCTGTGGCAATTTTCAAGAAAAAACAAGGTTTGGGTTATATCGATAAACTTGGTGAACGAATTATTGGTACTTTTGCCAATTGTGCGGGGGGTACGACGCCTTGGGGAACGATGTTGAGTGGGGAAGAGAATTTTCAAGCCCAAGTACCTGAGCCGGTTTATGCTGATGGAACATCTGCTGATCCAAGCGAGTTGGGTTTCAGCGCCGAAAGCATTGATGGACAGGGAAATGTTTTCGGACTGGCGGGGAATAAATACGGCTGGGTGGTGGAACTTGACCCAGCGAACCCAAACGACACCGGCACAAAGCATACTTGGTTGGGACGTTATCGCCATGAGGCGGTGGGTGTGCGAGTTGAGAGCGGTAAACGCTTGGCTTTTTATTCTGGGTGCGACCGGATGGGCGGTCATTTGTATAAATTTGTGAGCCGCGATGGGGTGAAAAATCCAACGGATAAATCTAACTCAAAGCTCTTGACAAATGGAATGCTTTATGGAGCAAAATTTAATGCTGATGGGACAGGGACTTGGATTGCTTTAAATGCAGATACGGCGGTGAATCCTGATAGGCCGGCAGATATGGTGGGGGGGTTGATTTTGTTGCCGAACCGGGAAAAAGGCAAAGCAGCATATCAGCAAGTGAGACAAGAGACAGCGATTGAGGCTTTTAAGAAAAAGTATAAAAAGTTGGGAGATTTATACACCGGCACCGCTGAGGAAAAACAAGGGGCGATTTTGATAGATGCTCATTATGCGGGGAATGCGGCGGGGGTGACTTGTACGGCGCGGCCAGAGGATACGGAAATTGCGCCGGATGGTTCGCTTTATATTACGTTTACGGCGGGGATGTCGGGGAAGGAAGGCGGGCCAGATCAGCGGATTTTTAAGGGGCCAAAGGGGGAGGTGCCTTATCCGTTTGGCTGGGTGATGCAGCTTGTGGAGGATGGGAATGATCCGGCGGCGATGCGGTTTGGTTGGAAGATGGCGGCGACTGGGGGGGAACCGGCTTCTGGTGGGATGGGTTTTTCTAACCCTGATAATTTGTTGATTGACCGGCGTTCTAATGTTTGGATGGTTACGGATATGGGGGGGAGGAGTCAAAATAAGGCGGTTCCAACGCGGACGGGGTTGGAGTTAGCGCAGTTGTTGGGGTTGTTTGGCAGTAATTCGCTTTGGTGGATGCCGGTGTTGGGTGAGTTGGCGGGGAAGGCGTTTTTGTTTGGTTATGGGCCGGTTGATTCGGAGTTGACTGGGCCATTTTTTACGCGGGATGAGGAGACTTTGTTTCTTGCGGTTCAGCATCCGGGGGAAGTGGGGGGTATTCGTAAGGAGATGGCGGCCCAAACGCGCGAGTTTGTGATGCGGACTACTGAGGGGGTGGAGTTTGGCCAAAGTCGGGTGGTGCCGGTGGGTTCAAATTGGCCGGGAAAGGTTGCTGATGCGCCTCCTAGGCCGGCGGTTGTGGCGATTCGGCGGGTTGATGGGGGGATGATTTAA
- a CDS encoding carbohydrate ABC transporter permease codes for MTDKTPNRQLLDNDTLAAWIFLTPALLFLGVFIIWPIAYLFYLSFTTGSFTSAGIRLIGIRNYQRLIFSPDFWQVLFNTAYFTIFTVIPSLIIPLGLATLLNRSFALRDFLRTAYFIPSITSLVAVGLGWRWMFQNSGPVNALLTALKLPAIDWLSSTTWAMPVLILLSFWKQIGFNLVVFLAGLQTIPQNRYEAAELDGANPWQQFWHITLPGLRPTLIFATVTTAIFTLRSFEQVYVITNGGPLNSTNLLVYYIYEEAFGLFDFGYAAAGATILLFFTLILVYLQLKVWGESE; via the coding sequence ATGACTGACAAAACCCCAAACCGGCAACTATTAGATAACGACACCCTCGCCGCTTGGATATTCCTAACACCGGCACTCCTATTTCTTGGCGTATTTATTATTTGGCCAATCGCCTATCTTTTTTATCTCAGCTTCACCACCGGCAGTTTTACTTCCGCCGGCATTCGTTTAATTGGAATCCGAAATTATCAACGACTTATTTTCAGTCCCGACTTTTGGCAAGTCTTATTTAACACCGCTTATTTCACCATTTTTACAGTTATTCCAAGCTTAATCATACCCCTCGGACTCGCCACCCTTTTAAACCGTTCTTTTGCCTTACGAGACTTCTTAAGAACAGCCTATTTTATCCCCTCCATCACATCTCTTGTAGCAGTCGGTTTAGGGTGGCGGTGGATGTTTCAAAACAGCGGGCCGGTAAACGCCCTTTTAACAGCCTTAAAACTGCCGGCAATTGACTGGTTAAGCAGCACAACATGGGCAATGCCGGTGTTAATTTTACTCAGCTTTTGGAAACAAATCGGATTTAACTTAGTTGTCTTTTTAGCCGGCCTGCAAACCATCCCCCAAAACCGTTACGAAGCCGCAGAATTAGACGGCGCAAACCCCTGGCAACAATTCTGGCACATCACCCTCCCAGGATTACGACCTACCCTTATTTTTGCCACTGTAACCACTGCAATTTTCACCCTCCGAAGCTTTGAACAAGTTTATGTTATCACCAACGGCGGGCCTTTAAATTCCACCAACTTACTCGTTTATTACATTTACGAAGAAGCCTTTGGATTATTTGATTTTGGCTACGCCGCCGCCGGTGCAACAATCTTACTTTTTTTCACCCTCATTCTGGTTTATTTGCAGTTAAAAGTTTGGGGAGAATCTGAGTAA
- a CDS encoding heavy metal translocating P-type ATPase yields MQKLHLRVKGMGCAACAIRVNQVLSSVAGVGESSVSFGAEQATVFYDPEKTNLEKIQEAIDAAGYSVGPVEELTQESLNQENLERRAEEDELLKQVVISGIISVVLLAATLQLTTGWPLPVPDWLHSPWSGFMLATPVIVFAGKDFFVRGWKAFKNGAADMNTLIALGTGAAYLYSAVATIFPESFARRTAEGRLIPLSCGDLYYDCVTIVIGMILLGRWLESRARGQTSEAIHKLMNLQPKMARVIRGSEEIDLPVNDVVVGDVILVRPGEKVPVDGVVLDGVSTVDESMVTGESVGVKKQPGDEVIGATINKTGSFKFRTTRVGKETFLAQIVQMVQQAQGSKAPIQNLADRVTSVFVPVVLGIAALTFVIWFASTGNLKVTLARMVGVLIIACPCALGLATPTSVMVGTGKGAENGILIQDAESLEIAGKIDTVVLDKTGTLTEGKPTVTNYLTIGGTADSNEIKLLRLAAAVERVSEHPIAEAIVMYAKLQGVTFPLPDVVKFEAISGAGVEGLVEGNLVRVGSGRWMDDLGIDLKVFKSNFVSWFKQAEGKTLIWVAIDGKIEAVFAVTDALKSTSKAAVEALRKMNLDVVMLTGDNRDTAEEIGRQVGINRIFAEVRPEQKTDKIKELQGENRIVAMVGDGINDAPALAQADVGIAIGTGTDIAISASDITLISGDLMGIVTAIQLSRATMKNIRQNLFFAFVYNTAGIPIAAGVLYPFTGWLLNPIYAAVAMALSSVSVVTNALRLRKFKPVKM; encoded by the coding sequence ATGCAAAAACTTCATTTGCGAGTTAAAGGGATGGGGTGTGCTGCTTGTGCAATACGGGTAAATCAAGTATTGTCATCGGTTGCTGGTGTTGGGGAAAGTAGTGTGAGTTTTGGGGCGGAACAAGCGACGGTTTTTTATGATCCTGAAAAGACGAATTTAGAGAAAATTCAAGAAGCAATAGATGCGGCGGGTTATAGTGTGGGGCCGGTGGAAGAGTTAACTCAAGAAAGTTTAAACCAGGAAAATTTAGAAAGAAGGGCAGAGGAAGATGAGTTATTAAAACAGGTGGTTATTTCGGGGATTATTAGTGTGGTTTTATTGGCGGCGACGTTGCAATTAACAACGGGTTGGCCGTTGCCGGTGCCGGATTGGTTACATAGTCCTTGGAGTGGGTTTATGTTAGCAACGCCGGTGATAGTTTTTGCCGGCAAGGATTTTTTTGTCCGGGGTTGGAAGGCGTTTAAAAATGGCGCGGCGGATATGAATACGTTAATTGCGCTGGGAACTGGGGCGGCGTATTTGTATTCGGCGGTGGCGACAATTTTTCCTGAGTCTTTTGCCAGAAGAACGGCGGAGGGCCGGTTAATTCCGCTTTCGTGTGGGGATCTTTATTATGATTGTGTGACGATTGTAATAGGGATGATTTTGTTGGGGAGATGGTTGGAAAGTCGGGCGAGGGGTCAAACTTCGGAGGCTATTCATAAGTTGATGAATTTGCAGCCAAAAATGGCGCGGGTAATTCGGGGTTCTGAGGAGATTGATTTGCCGGTTAATGATGTTGTTGTGGGGGATGTGATTTTGGTGCGTCCGGGGGAAAAGGTGCCGGTTGATGGGGTGGTTTTAGATGGAGTTTCTACGGTGGATGAGTCGATGGTGACGGGGGAAAGTGTGGGGGTGAAAAAGCAGCCTGGGGATGAGGTTATTGGGGCAACAATTAATAAGACCGGCAGTTTTAAATTTCGCACGACAAGGGTAGGAAAGGAGACGTTTTTGGCGCAAATTGTGCAAATGGTGCAACAGGCGCAGGGATCTAAGGCACCGATTCAAAATTTGGCAGATCGGGTGACAAGTGTGTTTGTGCCGGTGGTGTTGGGAATTGCGGCTTTAACGTTTGTTATTTGGTTTGCTTCGACGGGGAATTTAAAGGTTACTTTGGCGCGGATGGTGGGGGTTTTAATTATTGCTTGTCCTTGTGCTTTGGGGTTAGCAACTCCGACTTCTGTGATGGTGGGAACCGGCAAGGGTGCGGAAAATGGGATTTTAATTCAAGATGCGGAAAGTTTGGAAATTGCGGGCAAAATTGATACGGTGGTTTTGGATAAAACCGGCACTCTGACGGAGGGCAAACCAACGGTGACAAATTATTTAACTATTGGGGGTACGGCAGATAGTAATGAGATAAAATTGTTGCGGTTGGCGGCGGCGGTGGAAAGGGTTTCTGAACATCCAATTGCTGAGGCGATTGTGATGTATGCAAAGTTGCAAGGGGTGACATTTCCTTTGCCTGATGTTGTTAAGTTTGAAGCGATTTCTGGGGCCGGTGTTGAGGGTTTGGTGGAGGGTAATTTGGTGCGGGTTGGTAGTGGCCGGTGGATGGATGATTTAGGAATTGATTTGAAGGTTTTTAAATCAAATTTTGTTTCTTGGTTTAAACAAGCGGAAGGTAAAACGCTAATTTGGGTGGCGATTGATGGAAAAATTGAGGCTGTTTTTGCGGTAACAGATGCGCTTAAATCTACATCAAAAGCAGCGGTTGAAGCTTTAAGAAAAATGAATTTAGATGTGGTGATGTTGACGGGAGATAACCGCGATACTGCCGAGGAAATTGGGCGACAAGTGGGGATAAATCGGATTTTTGCTGAAGTTCGCCCTGAGCAAAAAACGGATAAAATTAAGGAGTTGCAGGGGGAAAATCGAATTGTGGCAATGGTGGGAGATGGGATTAATGATGCACCGGCCCTTGCACAAGCTGATGTGGGAATTGCTATCGGTACGGGGACGGATATTGCTATTTCTGCTAGTGATATTACGTTGATTTCTGGGGATTTGATGGGGATTGTAACGGCAATTCAACTCAGCCGCGCTACGATGAAGAATATTCGTCAGAATTTGTTTTTTGCTTTTGTTTATAATACTGCTGGGATTCCTATTGCGGCGGGGGTTTTATATCCGTTTACGGGTTGGTTATTGAATCCAATTTATGCGGCGGTGGCGATGGCTTTGAGTTCGGTTTCTGTGGTGACGAATGCGTTAAGGTTGCGGAAGTTTAAGCCGGTGAAAATGTAA
- a CDS encoding cell wall metabolism sensor histidine kinase WalK, producing MAFVAFLLGLAVGLGLFVVQRLWLNRQYKSLLRTLPDEGLGDSLPALVRLRRAIAIANQHQHNLTEQLLTWQQILQVAPVGYLQVDEENQLLWCNQQARQLLSIQNWEPERSRLLLKVVRSYELDYLIEQTRTNAQPSQREWVFHPAVADAEAMGRVRSLTLRGYSWPLPNGQVGVFLENRQDAVTLIQTRNRWVSDLAHELRTPLTSIRLVAEALQLRLEPPTRTWVERMLGETNRLIKLVQDWLDLISIEADPSKNLSLKVLEVHSLIQTAWQTLEPLARPKQLNFVYSGPTNISLVADESRLMQVFLNLFDNSIRYSGAGETVQVEVKLLPSLENPINLQIDLIDTGPGFPDTDLAYVFDRLYRGEPSRVRNSSIAPEQSEQSRLSTVSNGSGLGLAIVRQIIIAHGGEISAQNHPRTGGAWLKIILPYVKEEDLP from the coding sequence ATGGCCTTTGTTGCATTTTTACTCGGCTTGGCTGTTGGACTTGGCTTGTTTGTGGTACAACGGCTTTGGCTTAACCGGCAGTATAAAAGTTTGTTGCGAACGTTGCCAGATGAAGGGTTAGGAGACTCATTACCAGCCCTGGTGCGCTTGCGGCGGGCTATTGCTATTGCTAACCAACATCAACATAACCTCACAGAACAACTGCTAACCTGGCAACAAATTTTACAAGTTGCGCCTGTGGGTTATTTGCAAGTCGATGAAGAAAATCAACTGCTGTGGTGTAACCAGCAAGCCAGACAACTCTTAAGTATTCAAAACTGGGAACCGGAACGCTCGCGCTTGCTGCTGAAAGTCGTGCGTTCTTATGAACTTGACTACCTCATCGAACAAACCCGCACCAACGCCCAACCTTCTCAACGAGAATGGGTGTTTCATCCGGCGGTGGCGGATGCGGAGGCGATGGGAAGGGTGCGAAGTTTGACCCTGCGGGGTTATAGTTGGCCTTTGCCGAATGGTCAAGTCGGTGTTTTTCTGGAAAACCGGCAAGATGCGGTGACATTGATCCAAACTCGTAATCGCTGGGTGTCGGACTTGGCCCATGAACTGCGAACGCCGCTTACTTCAATTCGTCTGGTAGCCGAAGCCTTGCAATTGCGTCTCGAACCTCCCACCCGGACTTGGGTTGAGCGAATGCTGGGCGAAACCAACCGCTTGATTAAATTAGTCCAAGATTGGCTGGATCTGATTTCAATTGAAGCAGATCCAAGTAAAAATCTTTCGCTGAAAGTTCTGGAAGTTCACAGTTTAATTCAAACTGCGTGGCAAACTCTTGAACCGCTTGCTCGACCAAAACAACTTAATTTTGTCTATTCTGGCCCGACAAACATCAGCCTGGTTGCAGATGAATCACGCTTGATGCAAGTGTTTCTGAATTTGTTTGATAACAGTATTCGCTATAGTGGGGCCGGTGAGACGGTACAAGTGGAAGTTAAACTTTTACCTTCGCTGGAAAACCCTATAAATTTGCAAATAGATTTGATAGATACCGGCCCTGGTTTTCCCGATACTGATTTAGCTTATGTTTTTGACCGGCTTTACCGAGGTGAACCTTCTCGCGTTCGCAACAGTTCTATAGCTCCCGAACAATCAGAACAATCTCGCCTATCGACCGTTAGCAACGGCAGCGGTTTGGGTTTGGCGATTGTCCGTCAAATTATTATCGCTCATGGTGGCGAAATCAGCGCCCAAAATCATCCCCGTACTGGCGGCGCTTGGTTGAAAATTATCTTACCTTATGTAAAGGAGGAGGATCTGCCTTGA
- the phoU gene encoding phosphate signaling complex protein PhoU — translation MNSASSNPNSERTHFERQIKRLERDVLRMGALVENTFRLSHKALFERDLAAAEAIPHLDKQIDQFYRQIESDCVLLMTLQAPAAKDSRLLGAFMQLVRDIERIGDYAKDLAEIAIKLFPYTPHACMPQVEVMSKHAQAMLATSLVALADLNAEVGIHLKEQDSVVDDAYSNLYDTLAHQRDIQGVIEPILLLVLVIRHIERMADHATNIGQRVAYIVTGHRC, via the coding sequence GTGAATTCTGCTTCTTCTAATCCCAATTCTGAAAGAACCCATTTTGAGCGGCAAATCAAACGCTTAGAGCGTGATGTGTTGCGGATGGGTGCTTTGGTAGAAAATACTTTTCGTCTCAGCCATAAAGCTTTGTTTGAGCGAGATTTGGCGGCGGCTGAGGCTATCCCCCATCTTGACAAACAAATTGATCAGTTTTATCGGCAAATTGAGTCGGATTGTGTTTTGTTAATGACTCTCCAAGCCCCTGCTGCTAAGGATTCCCGGCTTTTGGGTGCGTTTATGCAGCTTGTGCGCGATATTGAACGCATCGGCGATTATGCTAAGGATCTTGCCGAAATTGCGATTAAGCTTTTCCCTTACACTCCCCACGCTTGTATGCCTCAAGTTGAGGTAATGTCTAAACACGCTCAAGCTATGCTGGCGACGAGTTTGGTGGCGCTGGCTGATTTAAATGCTGAGGTGGGAATTCACCTTAAGGAGCAAGATTCTGTTGTTGATGATGCCTACAGTAATCTTTATGATACTCTGGCCCACCAACGCGATATCCAAGGCGTGATTGAGCCGATTTTACTGCTGGTTTTGGTGATTCGTCATATTGAGCGGATGGCTGATCATGCTACAAATATTGGTCAGCGTGTGGCTTATATTGTGACCGGTCATCGCTGTTGA
- a CDS encoding heavy-metal-associated domain-containing protein: MKVELKVPKLACAACTNTITKAVQKIDPLARVQADTKNKKITVETELSESAIKAAISAAGYPAV; encoded by the coding sequence ATGAAAGTAGAGCTAAAAGTCCCCAAACTAGCTTGTGCTGCTTGTACGAATACTATCACAAAAGCGGTGCAGAAAATAGATCCGCTTGCTAGGGTGCAAGCTGATACAAAAAACAAGAAAATTACTGTTGAAACTGAGTTGTCTGAAAGTGCAATTAAAGCTGCAATTTCGGCGGCGGGTTATCCAGCAGTTTAG